The DNA region CGTTCAGCCGCATCGTGCACGAACTCAAAGGCGGCATCCTGGCGGCCGTGTGGGTTGAACGCTATGGTGCAGAGGGGTGGGAGGCGTTCGAGCCGGTCTACTTCCTCAACCCTGAGTATCCGCCCGATTGGGAACTCGAACCTGGCCAGCGGTGGTTCCGGCGGGAACATTGCCAAGCGGTGGTGCCGTTTGCAGTAGATTTGGGGGCGGCTTTGCCGGGAGCCGAGTTGCAGGATGGAGTGCCGACGGGTTGGCATGCCGAGCCCACAACCGTCGAAACACCCGGAAGCCAGGGGCTTTTGCTGTTCGACGCCGACTGAATCAGGGGGCCAAGCGCAAGATCACGCACGAATACGGCCCAAGGGCGAAAGTTCCCCGATAGCCGAGGCCATGCATTGGGATCGCCTGAGCATCCACCGGAGCAGTGAAGGTGTTGAGGTAATCGCTGCCGTAGCCGCTCCAGTCGCTGTTGAAGACTGGCTCCCACCGGCCCGCGCGGGGAAGCCCAACCGTGTAGGCAGGGAACTGGGTGTTGCTGAAATTCACCAAAACCACCACGTCGTCGCCTGGCCCCCCTTGATCCCAGCGGTGATAGGCGACGACCTTTGCTCCGTCGTTCACGTGGTAAAGGTTCAGGTTCGGCCCGCAGAGCCCCCGCGTCGTACCCGCGTTGTTTTGGCGCAGGGCGATAAGGTCTTTGTACAGCTGGCGAACCCCAGCAAAGGTCGTCATTTTCGACCAATCTAGCGGATCGGTATCTTGGAAATAGCCGTCTTCCAAAAACTCTTGGCCCTGGAAGAGCATAGGAATCCCGGGCACGGTCATCATCACGGCGGCCCCCAGGGTCGAGCGTTTGCGCGCCCAGTACGAGCCCGGGTTGCCAGGATCGATTTCTTGCGGGACGCGCGACCGGCCATTGGCAACTTCGTCGTGGGATTCGGTATAGACAACCCGCTGGAGCCAGTTGCCGTTATAGCCGTCGGTGATTGAACTCGTTAGGTCGTTGATGTTTCGGCCGTTGTCGTTGACGGCGGTCATTACCCGGCGCATCGGGTGGACAAAATTTGGAGTCCACTGGCTGTCGAAGCCGGCCCCCCCAGCCCCTGTAGCTTTGGTGATCCACGAATTGCCTTGCAAATCCTCGGCGATGTTGATCTTCCACGGTTGGCGAGAGTCGACCTCGTCATTGATCCATTGCATCAGGCTCCATCCATCGGGGTTGTCGCCCCAATCGGTAGTCCGCATGGTCAGGGTGCTGTCCCAACGGAACCCATCGGCCCGGAATTGTTCCAACCACATCAAGGCATTGTCACGGATGTATTGGCGCACAAACCCCCGCCCAAAATCTGGACGTGGCCCCCACGGAGTATTAGCCCGGGCATCGTTGTAAAAAAACAATCCGCCATAGTTGCCGACCGACCAGCCGTCGTATCGCCAGAGGTCGAGATCATTGGGCCCGTAGTGGTTGTGGACGACGTCCAGCAAAACCGCGATCCCCCGGGCATGAGCGGCGTCGATGAAGGCCTTGAGGCCCTCGGGGCCGCCATAGGCACTTTCAACCGCAAAGGGGTTGCTGCCGTTGTATCCCCAACTGAAATCACCTGGGAATTCATTGACTGGTAGGAGCTCAACCGCATTGACCCCTAGGTCGCGGAGTTCGTCCAGCCTTTGGATGGCCGTATAGAACGTGCCAGGGCCCCCGCCAGGCAAATCGTTGAACGTGCCGATGTGCATTTCATAGATCACGAGCTTGTTCCAATCGGGCATCGTGAACTGGCTTTGCCAGGCAAAGGCGTTTTGATCGTAGATGACGCTGTTCCCGACGGAACTCGTGAGTTTTGGGCCGTAGGGGTCGGTGCGCCAGAGGGTTTGCGCCCCATTGCGAATCACATATTTGTACTGCTGCCCGTTTGTTGCTCCACGGTAAAAGATGCTGTGGTATCCGGCGCTTTCTTCGGGCATTTGGGCAGAAGTGCCATCCCAGCCATTGAACTGGCCGGCGATCGCCACCGAATCGGCAAAGGGCGCATAAGTCCGGAAACTCGTACCCACCGGGGTGACGACGTTCCCCATGCCGGGAACATGGCTCGGAACGGTTTTGCGCCGGATGGTGAAGGAGACAACCTGTTTGTTGAACGTGTAGAACGAAATGTAGATCCGGCCGTTTTGGAGGGGGGGCTGGGTTGTGTTGGACCGGATGAACGGCGTGGCTTGATTGCTGCCATCCACTTGGCGAAACGTGTCGTACTGCGTAAAGGTCGGCTCAGAACCCATTCGGGTGTACAGGCCGCAGACGTTGCGGTTCGAGCCAAATTCAATGGAGACCTCCCCGTGGTAACCCTGCAGATCCAGGGCAAAGGTTTTCCAACCGGCAACGAACACCGATTGAGCCCAGGGGCCGTTGCCGGTGAGCAAGGTCGCATTTTGTGCGCTGGCAGCGATAGCCGCTGCGGCAAGGAGTGCCGACAACCCGGCGCGGAAGCGAACCATTTTGACCATTGAATTAGAGAATACGTATTCTCCGCATCCAATATATCACATGGCACGCCTTGGCGCAAATTGAATTTCTCAATGGATACCGGTCAGTGGTTGCGCTTGGGCATCAACGTGGGGATCACCCAGTCCGTAGCCACCACATGGTCCACGGCTGATTGCGGGTCGAGGAGGAACTGCGATGGGTCGATGCGGGCATTAGTCGGAGCGGAGTAGGAAGGCTCGGATCCCACGGCATCGGTGCCGGCATAGAAGGCTAGGCGGATTTGGGTCTGCAAGGTGCCAGAAACAATTTTGGGATGGAACTCAAAGTTCTGTCCTTCTGGCAGGTTCACCCGGTGGTACGAATTGCCGCACGTGATCCACAGGTGGTATTGGATGGGCTGCCACTTCTTGCCGTTTTTTGCTTCCAGCCACATGAGGAGGTTGCCATCGGCGGCCCGAATCCACAAGTTGGGATTGTCTCGGTTGGCGAGAGTCACGGTTGTCACCCCATCGACCTGAGCGACTGTTGCGGTCGTATTGGGGGTCTTGGCGGTGTTCGGTTGCGGAAGGTTGACTGATTCGGCAAATCCACCGGGCGAGACTTGGTCGCGGATCGGCGACTTCGCCGGGTAGCTCGCACGCGATATATAGGTGGGGGCCGGGGCAAGCAGTGGGATGAAGGCCAAAACCATGATGGTCAGACGTTTGGCTGCTCCTTCAGTTTTTCTCTGGCCTGATGGCAAACCGGTCTTGAAATACTTGGAGCTTCCGCAATTTCTCCATATCCGGGTCGTCCATTGCGAAATCGCGGACTGGGAACCCCTTGAGGTCGGCATTTTCCAGAGCTTTCATCGCCTGTTCAAATTCGCCCTGGCGGGCAAAAGTGCAGGCGATGTTGTAGTAGCTGATTGGAATCCTGTAACCCAGGGAAATGGCCCGGTAAAAAGAATCTCGGCCATAGACGTATTCGCCTTGGTAGTGCTGGGCCAGCCCCAAATAAAACCAAGCTTCGCCGTCGTCCGGGTTTTTGGCCAGAATCTCTCGGTTCGACTTTTCGCAACTCGCCCAATCTTCATCGGCAAAAGCAAGGTGCCCGGTGACCTTGGTGGCCATTTGGTCGTTCTTCTTGACTTGTTGATTGGTGGAAAAGGCAACACACACCCCGGCAAACAGGATGGAAGCCAATGCCACGAACCAGCCGACCTTGAGCACCATAGTCAATCTCCTTCTACCCCAGTTGGACGGGGGACAGTTCCCG from Armatimonadota bacterium includes:
- a CDS encoding alpha amylase C-terminal domain-containing protein → MGNVVTPVGTSFRTYAPFADSVAIAGQFNGWDGTSAQMPEESAGYHSIFYRGATNGQQYKYVIRNGAQTLWRTDPYGPKLTSSVGNSVIYDQNAFAWQSQFTMPDWNKLVIYEMHIGTFNDLPGGGPGTFYTAIQRLDELRDLGVNAVELLPVNEFPGDFSWGYNGSNPFAVESAYGGPEGLKAFIDAAHARGIAVLLDVVHNHYGPNDLDLWRYDGWSVGNYGGLFFYNDARANTPWGPRPDFGRGFVRQYIRDNALMWLEQFRADGFRWDSTLTMRTTDWGDNPDGWSLMQWINDEVDSRQPWKINIAEDLQGNSWITKATGAGGAGFDSQWTPNFVHPMRRVMTAVNDNGRNINDLTSSITDGYNGNWLQRVVYTESHDEVANGRSRVPQEIDPGNPGSYWARKRSTLGAAVMMTVPGIPMLFQGQEFLEDGYFQDTDPLDWSKMTTFAGVRQLYKDLIALRQNNAGTTRGLCGPNLNLYHVNDGAKVVAYHRWDQGGPGDDVVVLVNFSNTQFPAYTVGLPRAGRWEPVFNSDWSGYGSDYLNTFTAPVDAQAIPMHGLGYRGTFALGPYSCVILRLAP